GACGTAGGTGAGGATGACGATCACGAAGACCGCCGCGTCCTCGGCGAGCGGCAGGAGCCAGACCATCAGCGCGATCAGCCAGCCGGCGAACACCGCTTTCGCGAACAGCGTCCAGAACGGGTGCCCGACCGCGGCGCGCGCCAAGTCGTCGAACGCGCGCCGCGTCTCGTCCGGAAACGCGCCGCTGAACGCGACCAGCGCCGAGGTCGCCAGCGCTGCAAGCAGATTGCCGGCCAGGATCGTGAGCCACAACCGGCCGAGCTGCTGGAAGCGCCACAGCTTCGGCTCGTAGAACAGCGGCAGCAGCGGCGTGAGCGTGTTCTCGGTGAAGAGCTGCTGGCGCCCGAGTACGACGATCAAAAAGCCCGTCGTGTATCCGGCGTTGACGATCAACGCGCGCCACGGCGCATCGGGCAAGGCACTGCGGAGTACGCCCATGGCGATCAGGCAAAAACCCATCGAGAGGCCGGCGGAGAGT
This genomic stretch from Candidatus Eremiobacterota bacterium harbors:
- a CDS encoding formate/nitrite transporter family protein, with translation MPEEAHIELDEREGREVEETRLPPTHVVFETIRQEGERELERSSLALVLSGLSAGLSMGFCLIAMGVLRSALPDAPWRALIVNAGYTTGFLIVVLGRQQLFTENTLTPLLPLFYEPKLWRFQQLGRLWLTILAGNLLAALATSALVAFSGAFPDETRRAFDDLARAAVGHPFWTLFAKAVFAGWLIALMVWLLPLAEDAAVFVIVILTYVVAVADFGHIIAGSVEAFYGAWRGAFGWSDVLAFLVPTFLGNSVGGVAFVAAISTAEIASERKNSHRSRK